One genomic region from Haloarcula sp. DT43 encodes:
- a CDS encoding DoxX family protein has translation MATSDITNVRARMLGQDVAFSVSQPWLAYWLVVMRLVGGWWLLHAGLDKIVNWPFDAAWFVGGAAQGTSLGPVLALFSSGAGLAFTNVAVPIGQVLIGLGLVFGALTRTAAFFGALMMVFFYFVNGETGGWAHGVVTGELLGILIFGMIATLGAGRVLGVDSYLQNTEFVENHPRLRYLIG, from the coding sequence ATGGCAACAAGTGACATTACCAACGTTCGGGCCCGGATGCTCGGACAGGACGTCGCGTTCAGCGTGTCACAACCGTGGCTGGCCTACTGGCTGGTCGTCATGCGACTCGTCGGCGGCTGGTGGCTGTTACACGCCGGACTCGACAAAATCGTCAACTGGCCGTTCGACGCGGCCTGGTTCGTCGGCGGTGCCGCCCAGGGAACGAGTCTCGGCCCCGTCCTCGCGCTGTTCAGTAGCGGTGCCGGCCTGGCGTTTACCAACGTCGCGGTCCCCATCGGGCAGGTACTGATAGGCCTGGGACTGGTGTTCGGGGCGCTCACCCGCACGGCGGCGTTCTTCGGCGCGCTCATGATGGTGTTCTTCTACTTCGTCAACGGCGAGACCGGCGGCTGGGCTCACGGCGTCGTCACGGGCGAACTGCTGGGCATCCTCATCTTCGGGATGATTGCTACCCTCGGAGCCGGCCGCGTCCTCGGCGTCGACTCGTACCTGCAGAACACCGAGTTCGTGGAGAACCACCCGCGGCTTCGGTACCTCATCGGCTAA
- a CDS encoding 2-dehydropantoate 2-reductase, whose product MKLCIFGAGGIGGYLGARLADAGHDVHLVARGAHLDALRADGLQVESIHGNTAVDLPATDDPAEVGACDAVLLCVKSNDTRAAAAEMAPLLADGTAVVSFQNGVDNEAWLAETIGESHVVGGVAYIFSTIKEPGVVEHTGGPARFVYGELDGRRTERIEALDDALSASGGVDAVLADDVRVELWRKFAFICAQAGMTATTRRPVGDIREHEASWEMYRRLIEEVCAVARAEGVALPDETVSEWLDFAADLDPGMYSSLHYDLTHDKPMELDALNGSVVRHADAAGVDVPMNEAVTAILSPWAAGGD is encoded by the coding sequence ATGAAACTCTGTATCTTCGGTGCCGGCGGTATCGGCGGCTATCTCGGCGCGCGGCTCGCCGACGCGGGCCACGACGTCCACCTCGTCGCCCGGGGAGCGCACCTGGACGCGCTACGGGCCGACGGGCTCCAGGTCGAGAGCATCCACGGGAACACGGCGGTCGACCTCCCTGCGACCGACGACCCGGCCGAGGTCGGGGCCTGCGACGCCGTGTTGCTCTGTGTGAAATCCAACGACACGCGAGCGGCCGCCGCGGAGATGGCCCCGCTGCTCGCCGACGGGACGGCCGTCGTCTCCTTCCAGAACGGCGTCGACAACGAGGCGTGGCTGGCCGAGACCATCGGCGAGTCCCACGTCGTGGGGGGCGTGGCCTACATCTTCTCGACCATCAAGGAGCCCGGGGTCGTCGAACACACCGGCGGGCCGGCCCGGTTCGTCTACGGCGAACTCGACGGCCGACGGACGGAGCGCATCGAGGCGCTCGACGACGCGCTCTCGGCGAGCGGGGGCGTCGACGCGGTGCTCGCCGACGACGTCCGCGTCGAACTGTGGCGGAAGTTCGCCTTCATCTGCGCCCAGGCCGGGATGACGGCGACGACCCGGCGGCCGGTCGGCGACATCCGGGAACACGAAGCGTCCTGGGAGATGTACCGCCGGCTCATCGAGGAGGTGTGCGCCGTCGCCCGCGCGGAGGGGGTCGCCCTGCCCGACGAGACGGTTTCGGAGTGGCTCGACTTCGCCGCCGACCTCGACCCGGGGATGTACTCCTCGCTGCACTACGACCTGACCCACGACAAGCCGATGGAACTCGACGCGCTCAACGGCTCGGTCGTCCGCCACGCCGACGCGGCCGGCGTCGACGTCCCGATGAACGAGGCCGTGACCGCGATTCTGTCGCCCTGGGCCGCCGGGGGCGACTGA
- a CDS encoding PAS domain S-box protein, with product MPDQYLTSTDDFEAVLADSPSVLTVTDNDLTVRFVSPAVERILGYDMDSLVGTNWLDLVHSEDADRVRATLAGDREESGTEYRFRHADGDWVRLETIVSTDAETDRDYRVFTSHDVGDRARFEARFHQFVTHASDVLTVFDEQGNVDYVSPSIERVLGYDQEAMQDADLFEYVHPDDLSNALSEFGRMVAEPDYVAVIEHRYRHADGDWIWAESRGQQVASGPLEDHVVVTTRDISERKRREEELRRQNQRLERFSDAISHDLRNPLDVLDGSLELARETGAEEHFERAERSIDRMYTLIDDLLVLAKQGVDPAAVEAVDLDSLSRRAWSMVDTRDATLETDVEDTVRADEGAMLELLENLFRNAIGHGGEDVTVTVGTEPWGFYVEDDGAGFVDGTADLFEPGYSTAAEGTGFGLCIVEQIVDSHDWDVIATDRDGGGARFEFVCRDS from the coding sequence ATGCCAGACCAGTATCTCACGTCGACAGACGACTTCGAGGCGGTGTTAGCCGATTCGCCCTCCGTGCTGACGGTCACCGACAACGACCTGACAGTTCGGTTCGTCAGCCCGGCCGTCGAACGCATCCTGGGCTACGACATGGACTCGCTCGTCGGCACGAACTGGCTGGACCTCGTCCACTCCGAGGACGCGGACCGCGTCCGCGCCACGCTCGCCGGCGACCGAGAGGAAAGCGGGACCGAGTACCGGTTTCGCCACGCCGACGGCGACTGGGTCCGGCTCGAAACCATCGTCTCCACGGACGCCGAGACCGACCGCGACTACCGGGTGTTCACCTCCCACGACGTCGGCGACCGGGCGCGCTTCGAGGCCCGCTTTCACCAGTTCGTCACCCATGCCTCCGACGTCCTCACGGTCTTTGACGAGCAGGGCAACGTCGACTACGTCAGCCCCTCTATCGAACGCGTACTCGGCTACGACCAGGAGGCGATGCAGGACGCCGACCTCTTCGAGTACGTCCACCCGGACGACCTCTCGAACGCGCTCTCGGAGTTCGGCCGGATGGTGGCGGAACCGGACTACGTCGCCGTCATCGAACACCGGTACCGTCACGCCGACGGCGACTGGATATGGGCCGAATCCCGCGGCCAGCAGGTCGCGAGCGGCCCGCTGGAGGACCACGTCGTCGTGACGACCCGCGACATCTCGGAGCGGAAACGCCGCGAGGAGGAGCTCAGGCGACAGAACCAGCGCCTCGAACGGTTCTCGGACGCCATCAGCCACGACCTCCGGAACCCCCTCGACGTGCTGGACGGCTCGCTCGAACTCGCACGCGAGACCGGGGCGGAGGAGCACTTCGAACGCGCCGAGCGGAGCATCGACCGGATGTACACGCTCATCGACGACCTGCTCGTGCTCGCCAAACAGGGCGTCGACCCGGCGGCGGTCGAGGCGGTCGACCTCGATAGCCTGTCACGGCGGGCCTGGTCGATGGTCGACACGCGGGACGCGACGCTGGAAACCGACGTCGAGGACACCGTCAGGGCCGACGAGGGCGCGATGCTCGAACTGCTGGAGAACCTCTTCCGGAATGCCATCGGGCACGGCGGCGAGGACGTGACCGTCACGGTCGGGACCGAGCCGTGGGGGTTCTACGTCGAGGACGACGGGGCCGGCTTCGTCGACGGCACCGCGGACCTGTTCGAACCCGGCTACTCGACGGCGGCGGAGGGGACGGGGTTCGGCCTCTGTATCGTCGAGCAAATCGTCGATTCACACGACTGGGATGTCATCGCGACCGACCGGGACGGCGGCGGCGCGCGGTTCGAGTTCGTCTGTCGCGATAGCTGA
- a CDS encoding FAD-binding protein has translation MYEHDVIVVGAGGAGLRAAIAADEEGADVALVTKLHPVRSHTGAAEGGINAALQEGDSWDLHAYDTMKGSDYLGDAPAIDTFAKDAPEEVIQLEHWGMPFSREDDGRVSQRPFGGLSYPRTTYAGAETGHHLLHTMYEQAVKRGIEVYDEWYVTQLAVTDHDDPEDRVCHGCVAYDIKSGEIQGFRANNGVILATGGLGQAFDHTTNAVANTGDGCAMAYRAGVPMEDMEMIQFHPTTLPSTGVLISEGVRGEGGILYNDDEERFMFEHGYANNEGELASRDVVARAELTEVNEGRGVEDEYVDLDMRHLGEERILDRLENILHLAEDFEGVDGLDEPMPVKPGQHYAMGGVETDENGETCIDGLYAAGETACVSLHGANRLGGNALPELLVFGARAGHHAAGKDMKTAEIQTGPSAKSEPGDVEPPVEPGAIDATSDDVAADGAAVEPKAVLETTVERERQRVEELIESDGINHAEVRADVQETMTENVNVFRKEDGLEKALRDLRAARKEYENVAVEDPSRTYNTDLIHTIETRNILDVAEAITLGALAREEFRGAHWRAEHQERKDDEWIKHTMLAWNEGTPELYYKPVILEGDEQTYEPKVRSY, from the coding sequence ATGTACGAACACGATGTCATCGTGGTCGGCGCGGGTGGCGCTGGCCTCAGAGCGGCGATTGCAGCGGACGAAGAGGGTGCAGACGTGGCCCTCGTGACCAAGCTCCATCCGGTCCGGAGCCACACAGGTGCCGCGGAGGGGGGAATCAACGCCGCGCTGCAGGAGGGGGACTCCTGGGACCTCCACGCGTACGACACGATGAAGGGGTCCGACTACCTCGGCGACGCCCCCGCCATCGACACCTTCGCCAAGGACGCCCCGGAGGAGGTCATCCAGCTCGAACACTGGGGGATGCCCTTCTCGCGTGAGGACGACGGCCGCGTCTCTCAGCGTCCGTTCGGCGGCCTCTCCTATCCGCGAACGACCTACGCCGGTGCCGAAACCGGCCACCACTTGCTGCACACGATGTACGAGCAGGCGGTCAAGCGCGGCATCGAGGTGTACGACGAGTGGTACGTGACCCAGCTGGCGGTCACCGACCACGACGACCCCGAGGACCGCGTCTGTCACGGCTGTGTCGCCTACGACATCAAGTCCGGCGAGATCCAGGGCTTCCGGGCGAACAACGGCGTCATCCTGGCGACCGGCGGCCTGGGGCAGGCCTTCGACCACACCACGAACGCCGTCGCCAACACCGGCGACGGCTGTGCGATGGCCTACCGCGCCGGCGTCCCGATGGAGGACATGGAGATGATTCAGTTCCACCCGACCACGCTCCCGTCGACGGGCGTGCTCATCTCCGAAGGGGTCCGCGGCGAGGGCGGTATCCTCTACAACGACGACGAGGAGCGGTTCATGTTCGAACACGGCTACGCCAACAACGAGGGGGAACTGGCCTCCCGTGACGTGGTCGCTCGGGCCGAACTGACCGAGGTCAACGAGGGCCGCGGCGTCGAGGACGAGTACGTCGACCTCGACATGCGCCACCTCGGCGAGGAGCGTATCCTCGACCGCCTGGAGAACATCCTCCACCTCGCGGAGGACTTCGAGGGCGTCGACGGCCTCGACGAGCCGATGCCGGTCAAGCCAGGCCAGCACTACGCCATGGGCGGCGTCGAGACCGACGAGAACGGCGAGACGTGTATCGACGGCCTCTACGCGGCCGGCGAGACCGCCTGCGTGTCGCTACACGGCGCGAACCGGCTCGGGGGCAACGCCCTGCCGGAGCTGCTCGTGTTCGGCGCTCGCGCCGGCCACCACGCCGCCGGGAAGGACATGAAGACCGCCGAGATACAGACCGGCCCCTCCGCAAAGAGCGAGCCCGGCGACGTCGAGCCGCCGGTCGAGCCCGGCGCAATCGACGCCACCAGCGACGACGTCGCCGCCGACGGGGCGGCCGTCGAGCCGAAGGCGGTGCTCGAAACCACCGTCGAGCGGGAGCGCCAGCGCGTGGAGGAACTCATCGAGTCCGACGGCATCAACCACGCCGAGGTCCGGGCCGACGTCCAGGAGACGATGACCGAGAACGTCAACGTGTTCCGGAAAGAGGACGGTCTGGAGAAGGCCCTGCGGGACCTCCGGGCGGCCCGCAAGGAGTACGAGAACGTCGCCGTCGAGGACCCCTCGCGGACCTACAACACGGACCTCATCCACACCATCGAGACGCGCAACATCCTCGACGTGGCCGAGGCCATCACGCTGGGCGCGCTCGCCCGCGAGGAGTTCCGGGGCGCACACTGGCGCGCCGAGCACCAGGAGCGCAAGGACGACGAGTGGATAAAGCACACGATGCTGGCCTGGAACGAGGGCACCCCCGAACTCTACTACAAGCCGGTCATCCTCGAGGGCGACGAGCAGACCTACGAGCCGAAGGTCCGGTCGTACTGA
- a CDS encoding cupin domain-containing protein yields MGVTVLDCEAGWTGKPHDHADDGHEEVYVLVEGAATVEVDGEDVAMTAGDAIRIPPEAERTIKNGDTESTFVLAGAP; encoded by the coding sequence ATGGGCGTCACCGTCCTCGACTGCGAGGCCGGCTGGACGGGCAAACCGCACGACCACGCCGACGACGGTCACGAAGAAGTGTACGTCCTCGTCGAGGGGGCCGCGACCGTCGAAGTGGACGGCGAGGACGTGGCCATGACTGCGGGTGACGCAATCAGAATCCCGCCCGAAGCAGAACGGACGATCAAAAACGGCGACACCGAGAGCACGTTCGTGCTCGCTGGCGCACCCTGA
- a CDS encoding DUF7385 family protein, translating into MDDFDELLSSLTPREDNEAIASYQNTTAVACPACEEPFDDMVVCKQEFTSLNLDFEMDLCTTTDDGSVVLFTHK; encoded by the coding sequence ATGGACGATTTCGACGAGCTCCTCTCGTCGCTGACGCCACGCGAGGACAACGAGGCAATCGCTTCCTACCAGAACACGACGGCCGTGGCCTGTCCCGCCTGTGAGGAGCCGTTCGACGACATGGTCGTCTGCAAGCAGGAGTTCACCTCCCTCAATCTCGATTTCGAGATGGACCTCTGTACGACCACCGACGACGGGAGCGTCGTACTCTTCACCCACAAGTGA
- a CDS encoding nicotinate-nucleotide--dimethylbenzimidazole phosphoribosyltransferase, with the protein MTSPGGGTRFALVAGTTETASRPGISAAGADPDLMAVTPAADAELVTYGSPVRTGVTPVSPSGCPTPALVTRAVGELLDLDVTVVDGGLAEKTGAPTVAVGARPGKDIAEQDPVPTAHGAFTAARQFGRALPDDELYLAETIPGGTTTALGVLRALGEAGMVSSSLPENPTEQKEALVAEGLQASSLDPGDAAGEPKRAVRRMGDPVLATLAGLTAGAVEGDTAVTLAGGSQCVAVAALVRHGGYEGPLGLATTSYVADDESADVRASADRLDLDLTVTDPGFDRSDHVAMERFVAGEAKEGVGMGGALALADRAGVPMAEVRERFAAVYDGLIGDAPTATPEEGP; encoded by the coding sequence ATGACTTCACCCGGTGGCGGAACGCGATTCGCACTCGTCGCAGGAACCACGGAGACGGCCAGTCGACCGGGCATCAGCGCCGCCGGAGCCGACCCCGACCTGATGGCGGTGACCCCCGCGGCCGACGCGGAACTGGTGACCTACGGCAGTCCGGTCCGGACGGGCGTGACGCCGGTCAGCCCGAGCGGCTGTCCGACGCCGGCGCTGGTGACCCGCGCCGTCGGGGAACTGCTGGACCTCGACGTGACGGTCGTCGACGGCGGCCTGGCCGAGAAGACCGGCGCGCCGACGGTCGCTGTCGGCGCACGCCCGGGGAAAGACATCGCGGAGCAGGACCCGGTGCCGACGGCCCACGGGGCGTTCACGGCCGCCCGGCAGTTCGGCCGCGCGCTGCCCGACGACGAACTGTACCTCGCCGAGACGATTCCCGGCGGGACGACGACGGCACTGGGCGTCCTGCGGGCGCTGGGCGAGGCGGGGATGGTCTCCTCGTCGCTGCCCGAAAACCCCACGGAACAGAAGGAAGCTCTGGTCGCCGAGGGACTACAGGCCAGTTCGCTGGACCCGGGCGACGCCGCGGGCGAGCCGAAGCGGGCGGTCCGCCGGATGGGCGACCCCGTCCTGGCGACGCTCGCCGGCCTGACCGCGGGAGCAGTCGAGGGCGACACTGCGGTGACGCTGGCCGGGGGCAGCCAGTGTGTCGCCGTCGCCGCGCTGGTCCGCCACGGCGGCTACGAGGGGCCGCTCGGACTCGCCACGACGAGCTACGTGGCCGACGACGAGAGCGCCGACGTGCGCGCGTCGGCCGACCGGCTCGACCTTGACCTGACCGTGACCGACCCCGGCTTCGACCGGAGCGACCACGTCGCCATGGAGCGGTTCGTCGCCGGCGAGGCCAAAGAGGGGGTCGGGATGGGCGGCGCGCTGGCGCTGGCCGACCGCGCCGGCGTCCCGATGGCCGAGGTCCGGGAGCGGTTCGCGGCGGTGTACGACGGGCTCATCGGCGACGCGCCGACGGCGACGCCTGAGGAGGGGCCGTGA
- a CDS encoding cobyrinic acid a,c-diamide synthase, with translation MRGVVLAGTSSGVGKTVATLATLTTLEDAGYQPQPAKAGPDFIDPSHHEALVDAPSRTLDPWLSGADGMRRTYWRGEGDICVVEGVMGLYDGSKASTAAVAEGLDLPVVLVVDAKAGMESVAATALGFARYADRVGVDIDVAGILAQRAHGGRHAEGIRDALPDELAYFGRVPPTPDLEIPDRHLGLQMGSEAGLDRGALETAAETIDVERLVEAAREPPAVAADETVSDTAADRRVAVARDSAFCFTYPSVLDRLRSGAAVEPFSPVAGDPVPDADAIYLPGGYPELHGESLSAGGTLDEIADRAADGVPVYGECGGLMALSESLTTTDGDTYEMAGVLPAAVEMQDRYQALDHVELSARTDTVTAASGTHLRGHEFHYSAADVAADASFAFDVVRGDGIDGDHDGLTEYNTVGTYCHCHGESGAFDRLLEVPSK, from the coding sequence GTGAGGGGGGTCGTCCTCGCCGGCACGAGTTCCGGGGTCGGCAAGACCGTGGCGACGCTGGCGACCCTGACCACGCTCGAAGACGCCGGGTACCAGCCCCAGCCGGCCAAGGCGGGCCCGGACTTCATCGACCCGAGCCACCACGAGGCGCTCGTCGACGCGCCCTCTCGGACGCTCGACCCCTGGCTCTCGGGCGCGGACGGCATGCGGCGCACCTACTGGCGCGGCGAGGGCGACATCTGTGTCGTCGAGGGCGTGATGGGCCTGTACGACGGGAGCAAGGCCTCGACGGCGGCGGTCGCCGAGGGGCTGGACCTCCCGGTCGTCCTTGTCGTCGACGCGAAAGCCGGCATGGAGAGCGTCGCCGCGACGGCGCTGGGGTTCGCGCGATACGCCGACCGCGTCGGCGTCGACATCGACGTGGCCGGCATCCTCGCCCAGCGCGCCCACGGCGGCCGACACGCCGAGGGCATCAGGGACGCACTCCCCGACGAACTCGCCTACTTCGGCCGGGTTCCGCCGACGCCGGACCTGGAAATCCCCGACCGGCACCTCGGGCTACAGATGGGGTCGGAGGCCGGTCTCGACCGCGGCGCGCTCGAAACGGCGGCGGAGACAATCGACGTCGAGCGGCTGGTCGAGGCGGCGCGAGAGCCGCCGGCAGTCGCGGCCGACGAGACGGTAAGCGACACGGCGGCCGACCGCCGGGTCGCGGTCGCACGGGACAGCGCGTTCTGTTTCACCTACCCCTCGGTGCTCGACCGCCTCCGGTCCGGGGCGGCCGTCGAGCCGTTCTCGCCGGTCGCCGGCGACCCGGTCCCCGACGCCGACGCGATATATCTGCCCGGCGGCTATCCAGAACTCCACGGCGAGTCGCTGTCGGCGGGCGGGACGCTCGACGAGATAGCCGACCGCGCCGCCGACGGCGTCCCCGTCTACGGCGAGTGCGGCGGCCTGATGGCGCTGTCGGAGTCGCTGACGACGACCGACGGCGACACCTACGAGATGGCCGGCGTCCTCCCGGCGGCCGTCGAGATGCAGGACCGGTATCAGGCGCTGGACCACGTGGAACTCAGCGCGCGGACGGACACCGTCACGGCCGCGTCCGGGACCCACCTCCGCGGGCACGAGTTCCACTACTCGGCCGCCGACGTCGCCGCCGACGCGTCCTTCGCCTTCGACGTGGTCCGGGGCGACGGCATCGACGGCGACCACGACGGTCTCACGGAGTACAACACCGTGGGGACGTACTGTCACTGCCACGGGGAGAGCGGTGCCTTCGACCGCCTGCTGGAAGTGCCGTCGAAGTGA
- the dacZ gene encoding diadenylate cyclase DacZ has product MNELRDLLGDLVADVDSVFLFSPNASFFEEFAEVDEDIVVVGPENALDAEPFVELPIDFTDLEGRLRFGVEGALEQGIVDEGDEVLCVTEVLDGAENTLVRVQTNNFSPSGVYDMFVNSRADASVVRDVFEVAIELGKKGQKGKPVGALFVVGDAGKVMNKSRPLSYNPFEKSHVHVGDPIVNVMLKEFSRLDGAFVISDAGKIVSAYRYLEPSAEGVDIPKGLGARHMAAGAITRDTTATAIVLSESDGLVRAFKGGELVLEIDPEEY; this is encoded by the coding sequence ATGAACGAGTTGCGCGACCTGCTCGGAGACCTGGTCGCAGACGTCGACTCCGTGTTCCTGTTTTCGCCGAACGCGTCGTTCTTCGAGGAGTTCGCCGAGGTCGACGAGGACATCGTCGTCGTCGGCCCGGAGAACGCCCTCGACGCGGAGCCGTTCGTCGAACTGCCGATAGATTTCACCGACCTTGAGGGCCGCCTCCGCTTCGGCGTCGAGGGCGCGCTGGAACAGGGCATCGTCGACGAGGGCGACGAAGTGCTCTGCGTGACCGAGGTGCTCGACGGGGCCGAGAACACGCTCGTTCGGGTCCAGACCAACAACTTCTCGCCCTCCGGCGTGTACGACATGTTCGTCAACTCCAGGGCGGACGCGAGCGTCGTCCGCGACGTGTTCGAGGTCGCCATCGAACTGGGCAAGAAGGGCCAGAAGGGCAAGCCCGTCGGCGCGCTGTTCGTCGTCGGCGACGCCGGCAAGGTGATGAACAAGTCCCGGCCGCTGTCGTACAACCCCTTCGAGAAGTCCCACGTCCACGTCGGCGACCCCATCGTCAACGTGATGCTCAAGGAGTTCTCGCGCCTCGACGGCGCGTTCGTCATCTCCGACGCCGGCAAAATCGTCTCCGCGTACCGGTACCTCGAACCTTCCGCCGAAGGGGTCGACATCCCGAAGGGGCTGGGGGCACGGCACATGGCGGCCGGCGCTATCACCCGTGACACCACCGCGACAGCCATCGTCCTCTCGGAGAGCGACGGGCTGGTACGGGCGTTCAAGGGCGGGGAGCTGGTCCTCGAAATCGACCCCGAGGAGTACTGA
- a CDS encoding mechanosensitive ion channel domain-containing protein, translating into MQFGFDWATFIRRVFSPQGTFIFSLVVLAVGIVLGYLVWRSSRRFMRELGVPETVEGTPFERTARGLGTSTVGIVSNLAALFIYITTITAVLNIAQLTDPELYWARFTSFLPDLFIALFAVIIGLIAGDKAKLVVSERLRSVKMPEATVLPELVKYSIFYLAVLIALGQLGVETLALLILLGAYAFGLVFVCGLALRDILQAGAAGLYLLLTEPYSIGDEVVIGDQRGIVQEVDILVTRIESDGEEYIIPNKRVFNAGIVRIRG; encoded by the coding sequence ATGCAGTTCGGCTTCGACTGGGCGACGTTCATCCGGCGAGTGTTCTCGCCACAGGGGACGTTCATCTTCTCGCTGGTGGTCCTGGCCGTGGGCATCGTGCTCGGCTACCTCGTCTGGCGCTCGTCCCGACGGTTCATGCGCGAACTCGGCGTCCCGGAAACGGTCGAGGGCACGCCCTTCGAGCGAACGGCGCGGGGCCTGGGCACGTCGACGGTCGGCATCGTCTCGAACCTGGCCGCGCTGTTCATCTACATCACGACGATTACCGCCGTCCTCAACATCGCACAGCTGACCGACCCGGAGCTGTACTGGGCCCGCTTTACCTCGTTCCTGCCCGACCTGTTCATCGCGCTGTTCGCCGTCATCATCGGCCTCATCGCGGGTGACAAGGCCAAGCTCGTCGTCTCCGAGCGGCTGCGCAGCGTCAAGATGCCCGAGGCGACGGTGCTGCCCGAACTCGTCAAGTACAGCATCTTCTATCTCGCCGTGCTCATCGCGCTCGGCCAGCTGGGCGTCGAGACCCTCGCCCTGCTCATTCTCCTCGGCGCCTACGCCTTCGGGCTGGTGTTCGTCTGCGGGCTGGCGCTGCGGGACATCTTGCAGGCCGGCGCGGCCGGCCTCTACCTCCTCCTGACGGAGCCGTACAGCATCGGCGACGAGGTCGTCATCGGCGACCAGCGCGGCATCGTCCAGGAGGTGGACATCCTCGTGACGCGCATCGAGAGCGACGGCGAGGAGTACATCATCCCGAACAAGCGCGTGTTCAACGCGGGTATCGTCCGCATCCGCGGCTGA
- a CDS encoding acyltransferase, with amino-acid sequence MITAAPYTTDVSGSRHDRLTRTPTPGPHNSLFPWPDAKHPLRVMVNYAVILVCRVSPSLRLKNWLLSRLGVTVGDGVAWGLESTPDVFWPELITVEDHAIIGYDATLLCHEFLQEEYRTGAVVVGERAMVGAGAVVLPGVEIGAGAQVAANSLVAADVPPETTVAGVPAEPLDGDGTATDRA; translated from the coding sequence TTGATTACCGCGGCCCCGTACACGACGGACGTGAGTGGTTCACGACACGACCGACTGACCCGGACGCCGACGCCCGGTCCGCACAACTCCCTGTTCCCGTGGCCGGACGCCAAACACCCGCTCCGGGTGATGGTCAACTACGCCGTCATCCTCGTCTGTCGGGTCTCGCCGAGTCTCCGGCTGAAGAACTGGCTGCTCTCCCGGCTCGGTGTCACCGTCGGCGACGGCGTCGCCTGGGGCCTGGAGTCGACGCCGGACGTGTTCTGGCCGGAACTCATCACCGTCGAGGACCACGCCATCATCGGCTACGACGCGACGCTGCTGTGCCACGAGTTCCTCCAGGAAGAGTACCGGACCGGGGCGGTCGTCGTCGGCGAGCGGGCGATGGTCGGCGCGGGCGCGGTCGTACTCCCCGGCGTCGAAATCGGCGCGGGCGCACAGGTCGCGGCGAACTCGCTGGTGGCAGCCGACGTGCCGCCGGAGACGACCGTCGCCGGCGTCCCGGCCGAACCGCTTGACGGGGACGGGACGGCGACCGACCGGGCGTGA